The following proteins are encoded in a genomic region of Paenibacillus sp. FSL R7-0273:
- a CDS encoding FUSC family protein, whose amino-acid sequence MAFGARILKTGMAVTLSLYLSALLQFSSPVGAAIAAIFAMQPSIYRSWRYFLDQIQTSTMGAVLALLGGMLLSNEPIAVGLVCILVIMISMKMNRADTIGLTLVTVISVMEASGQWEFALTRFLLTLTGIVSAFIINISVFPPKPRKQYIQQIESVFTSLSLLLRTAVSHEMKESVFRDEKNALGGSIKALADKYSLFEEEQKQLRRAKYSQTRQMVVYKNLLQTLQKGFEVLEAIDRHYFQAERTERTDELFDRHLEQLIKYHEYILLKFEDKLKPGANDSEPLSEDNDSFLEAAIQGYNPEKAGQLRLSVVAAAIYDYGYQLDRLDRLADQINRAKDDEKE is encoded by the coding sequence TTGGCTTTTGGCGCCCGCATATTAAAAACAGGCATGGCAGTTACATTGTCCCTTTATTTGTCCGCACTGCTGCAGTTTTCTTCTCCTGTCGGTGCGGCGATAGCAGCAATCTTTGCCATGCAGCCGTCCATTTACCGTTCATGGCGGTATTTCCTGGACCAGATCCAGACCAGTACGATGGGAGCTGTCCTTGCGCTGCTCGGGGGGATGCTCCTGTCCAATGAGCCGATTGCAGTCGGGCTTGTGTGTATTCTGGTTATAATGATCAGTATGAAAATGAACCGGGCCGATACGATCGGCCTGACTCTGGTTACCGTTATCTCGGTGATGGAGGCGTCCGGACAGTGGGAGTTCGCGCTGACCCGCTTCCTGCTTACCCTGACCGGAATTGTCTCGGCCTTTATCATTAATATCAGCGTATTTCCGCCTAAGCCCCGCAAGCAGTACATCCAGCAGATTGAGAGTGTCTTTACCAGCCTCTCACTGCTGCTGCGGACGGCGGTATCCCACGAAATGAAGGAAAGCGTGTTCCGGGATGAAAAAAATGCGCTGGGCGGCTCAATCAAGGCGCTTGCCGATAAATATAGCCTGTTTGAGGAGGAGCAGAAGCAGCTGCGCAGGGCAAAATACAGCCAGACCCGGCAAATGGTCGTCTATAAGAACCTGCTTCAGACGCTGCAAAAGGGCTTTGAGGTGCTGGAGGCGATCGACAGGCATTATTTCCAGGCAGAACGGACGGAGAGGACCGACGAGCTGTTTGACCGGCATCTGGAGCAGCTGATCAAATATCATGAATATATTCTGCTCAAGTTCGAAGACAAGCTGAAGCCTGGAGCCAACGACTCAGAGCCGCTCTCCGAGGATAATGACAGCTTTCTGGAGGCCGCCATTCAAGGCTACAATCCGGAAAAAGCCGGGCAGCTGCGCTTGTCAGTAGTAGCGGCCGCAATCTATGATTATGGTTACCAGCTTGACCGGCTTGACCGGCTGGCTGACCAGATTAACCGGGCAAAAGATGATGAGAAGGAATAG